In one Sphingomonas sp. S1-29 genomic region, the following are encoded:
- a CDS encoding RidA family protein — protein MSDTIEAKLADLGLTLPTPAAPVATYAPAVIAGNLLHISGQLPFDDGALMTGRVGEDRDLDYAAHAAQRCALMLIAQMKAALGDDLSRVVRVVKLGVFVNSAGSFTDQAKVANGASELMIAAFGDAGRHARSAVGVPVLPLGAVVEIDAIVQIG, from the coding sequence ATGAGCGACACCATCGAAGCGAAGCTGGCCGATCTCGGCCTCACCCTCCCCACCCCCGCGGCGCCGGTCGCGACCTATGCGCCCGCGGTGATCGCGGGCAATTTGCTCCACATCTCGGGCCAGCTGCCGTTCGACGACGGCGCGCTGATGACCGGGCGCGTCGGCGAGGATCGCGACCTCGATTATGCCGCGCACGCCGCGCAGCGCTGCGCGCTGATGCTGATCGCGCAGATGAAGGCGGCGCTGGGCGACGATCTGTCGCGCGTCGTGCGGGTCGTGAAGCTCGGCGTATTCGTCAATTCGGCGGGCAGCTTCACCGATCAGGCCAAGGTCGCCAATGGCGCGTCCGAGCTGATGATCGCGGCATTCGGCGATGCCGGGCGGCATGCGCGCAGCGCGGTCGGGGTACCCGTGCTGCCGCTCGGTGCGGTGGTCGAGATCGACGCGATCGTCCAGATCGGCTGA